The following are encoded together in the Erpetoichthys calabaricus chromosome 16, fErpCal1.3, whole genome shotgun sequence genome:
- the cinp gene encoding cyclin-dependent kinase 2-interacting protein: MDVQSSGASSYSNRKPILNNSARKIKDNAADWHNFILKWDKLNDEGFKAANKAVNSKISKDAQTIANVELDCDGSSVTQKRSNVSETNQDLEECCTQLLEILGKMTRIVTKMEKLSLSIKAICDLEKFQHGETGRSIPLFNTWLTKQFDEVSSKLLDTYRQELSLKKTIIEEIAHTSDQDLMMTYLSAWLYQPYVEEGTKLLLESMLLETGHRTL; this comes from the exons TGCAGAGTTCAGGGGCATCATCTTACAGTAATAGAAAGCCCATTCTAAACAACAGTGCAAGGAAAATCAAGGATAATGCTGCAGACTGGCACAATTTCATTCTGAAGTGGGATAAATTAAATGATGAGGGCTTCAAAGCTGCAAACAAAGCAGTAAACAGCAAAATCAGCAAAGA TGCACAAACCATAGCGAATGTTGAGCTGGATTGTGATGGATCATCTGTCACTCAGAAGAGATCCAACGTTTCTGAAACCAACCAGGATTTGGAGGAATGTTGTACTCAGTTACTGGAGATCTTGGGAAAAATG acTCGTATTGTGACAAAAATGGAAAAGCTTTCTTTAAGTATAAAAGCAATATGTGATTTGGAAAAATTTCAGCATGGAGAAACTGGAAGAAGCATTCCTCTGTTCAACACCTGGCTTACTAAACAGTTTG ATGAGGTCTCATCTAAACTACTGGACACATACAGGCAAGAGCTCTCCTTGAAGAAAACCATCATTGAGGAAATAGCACACACGTCTGACCAAGACCTGATGATGACATACCTGTCTGCCTGGTTATATCAGCCTTATGTGGAAGAGGGTACCAAACTACTACTAGAAAGCATGTTGCTAGAGACTGGACACCGGACACTTTAG